CACACAATCAGCAGGTCTGTATGTGGATCTTTCACTGTGTATAAAAGGGCTCCTTTGAAACACAGCCCAAAATTTATATAAGCCATGCAACAGAAACAAAGACAGAATGAGGtccaaattattattttggaGCACTCCAGCCATACCAGATATCTTGGGTCACTCCAGCAACTGCATATCTCCTGGTCAGAACCATCTTGTGTCAGTTTATCTAGTCTTCATCAGACAACAAGTTGACTGATATACTTCCTACCATTTCTACACAGACCACTCCCCATTACAGAAGACATGAAACGGAGCAGCTTGCTGGCAAAAGCAGGTGGTTACAGCATTCACTATGAGCACAGGTAAGCCACAAATTTCATGGTTTTCCAGAAATGTCACCACAGGTCATTAGACAGGGTGGTTGATCTTCTTCACACATTGCCCACACCTGTTCTAGATCGATGTGGGTTTCAAAGGCTTCTGTACGCCAACCAGAGGTTCAGAACCTAAAACAGCATCACTCAGAAATGGAGTGCCACAACCTGGCTATCTTCGAGGGTTCGAAAGACTCCACCCTAAACAAAACCCCAAATGAATGAGTTCCACGCCCCCTCCAACCCATATCAGGCCAACCACCACAAAGGCACAAGCAAGCCTCTTACTTGCTACAATCTCCTCCTTCTTGGGAGAAGTCTCTCGCAACGGTGAAGGAGGTGGCTGGTGCCACCGGCATAAGTACATTTCAGTGGTGGAAAGGTACGGCAAGTCTTCTGTTTCACTGGAGGAACCCTTGTCTTTTGAATGGCACCCAGATCCTCTCAAAGGGGCCAATGATTTCAGTGGAGTGTCCGCTAATGACTGGGCTTTCTCAGGAGTCTCCTGACTTCGCAGCTCACGTCTGCTAATTGATTCAGTTAATGAACTGCTGGGTTCCTCTTTCAATGGGGAAGCCTTTGGCGTTTTACACTTGACTTTTGAGAATTCGGCCACCAGCTTCTTCACTGGAGTTTTCCTCTCGGCACTTCCAAATGCAGACTTCCTGCAAAAATAAGAGGGGACAAATTTAGCAAAGAAAATACTGAAAATGTGGCAGAGGAACCACCAGCTCCTACTCACAACCAGTATAGCATAtagaaacaatttaaaatatgtttatacTGTTTAATTTATAAACCCACTCTTCACCGTACCGATttcagggtgggttgcaacaaaaTACCAACATAAATACAAAGTATGTCAGACATGGAATATCACTGATTCCCCATGtctctgctttatttttattttaaaaaatattgataaaTGGACTCAAGACAAGCTTCCAAGCTGTATCCCAGAGTAAATTATGCATGACCATCAAGGCACCACCACTTGGGATCATGACAAATGGGGTGAGTGCTATTCTATGATTTCTGCCAGGCTGCAGATATGGTGGCATCACACTACTGCTAAAGAACTACATAAACAAGAAACAGAGATTGCAAGCCAACAGCCAGTACTATTCTGCATATATGGAAAACCACTAAGAAAAATGCTACTTAAGAGATAGTGGTAACTGAGAGCATTATGTGTTACAAATGTTAATAGGTTTGAAACCTGGTTTAATTGTTGAAGCTTTCCCCAGGTAACACTGGAAAATGTACTTTTGCAGGATGTAGAAACTTCTCTTAAACATCCTTAGCCTCTTCACAGAATTACAGTGCCTAAAATTCTGTGGTTGAGAACCACTTGAACAGGATTGAAGCTAGTCTAAAATCTGCAACATTGGCACAAGTGGAAATACAGATGTATATATGTACAGAAGCAGTGAATGTGATTATGTCAGTGGTGGCCTTTTATTCTCAGTGGTGGCATTTTAAGGTGAAGCGGGTAATCTAGGAAAACATACAGCAACAGCAACTTTTATTTACCGTTTATGACCCTTCCCATTCCTCCCATATGGAAAATGCTTCAAAGGCAGCGGTTGTGACGTCTCCAGAAGTTCTGGTGGTTGGCATTCTATGGGCAACTTCTCTGGTACTTCAGACTCAACCTTGTCCTCCGTCTCATAACCTTGAAGTATCTTGTGTTTCTCGCGCTCATTGTCCTTCTTCACCAGCTGCATCCTCCTTTCCATACGCTCAATTCGAGCAAAGAGCTGAGAATGCAACAGTGCAATATGGATGTTAAACGTAGCAGTCCATCAGCTGAACATATTTCCAATCACTAAACCTCATCACCCTTACTTTAGCATATGATGGGAACAAACTGATTGGGACAGTGGGACAGTTCTATGCAAGTTCCAGTATTTGTTAAATCTTGCAATGCTTATCATTGAGTGCTGATCTTAAATTCCAAACACAACAGACTTGGGACCTATTTGGATATGCATCTGTTGACCACAGGGAAAATAGCTACTTCCTCATTATGACAGAACTCAATGGTAGCTGCTTCCACTACATGGACAGAGTAAGCAGAGGATTTACATTGGGAACACAGAACACCAGAAAATGTTGAGGTACCCACTCCAGATCACTTAAAGGACGAGTTGGAGGTGAAATGAATGCTCCTGTAAACAAGGTGAGGGTGACagtagagtcctttttaaaatctcCACTTGCTGGTATGTATTGTTTTACTACAGTCTTTGAGTTtactaatgtattttattttgttatcatgtttgtttgttgtatgtatgtatgccacCCTGGATTCTCTTTAAGAGGAAGGGTGGGacaataatgaaataaataaatctgaattgtCCTTGGAAGTACAGCTTACGTTATTTCCCTTTGTTAACATGAACACAACCTGCACCCACATTCTACCTTGAGAAATATGCACATGTTGCGATATTAATAGTTTCAGAGCTGTGGAGCAGCAGTCTCTCCAAGTATATTTTAGACTCCCATAGGTATAGTGTGCCACTTGCCTATGCCATACAGTATGCATATGCCACTTCCTTGCggaaaatacaaaataatgtTTACTACTTCTTCCTCGCTCACGTTCATTAAATTGGGAGCAGATCATGTCCCCATGGTTCTCAAGCCACTTACTATGAACAAATCTCAAAGGGTTGCAATTAACATATACAGTATCTCAAGCTCTGCAGCTAACAAGGATTGGATAATTCCTAAAGCATCTGCACAAAAATATGGCAGAATGCTGTTATTCATGATAGGAGGGTACAGCATTGCTGCTTGAATACTTTGATACAAACTCAGCTTAGCCATGGATTCAGCATTAAGCTTTTGGTAAGTCACCCTCCTTAGCCTCAGCTCCCTATCTGAGGAGGGCTATAAAGTACATCCTCTTCAGCTCTTTCTATCATAGTCCGACTTCTCAGTTTCCCTTTGTACCCTTTCCGGTACACAGACATCCACATAATTTAATTCTCTGTACCACTTAGCTCAGCGTCAACACTAAGTACAACTTTTGTCGCAAGAGTTATGTGAGGATAGCTTTGTActaggattttgttttttgtttaaatgtaaaTAGAAAGAACACCTCAAAAACCCAAAATGAATTCTTAACAGGAGCACCGAGTGATTCAGTCTCTCAACTTTAAAGTAAGACTTATAAAAGTGCTTCTCAATCATTTGAAATTATTTGTCTGCAAAGCCTCCATTTTAGATATTAATGCTGCACATAGCATATAAGAAACTAAGATCACTCTGGATGGTAAAAAGCAAAGAGCATTTATGTAATTTGTACATGTGAAACCAAAATACTGAACTGACACTCTTGGATTCTGGCATCACTCCTTAAGAGGAAGGGGGGGCAAGTAGGGGTGATGGAGAGAACCACTGCAGGTACTTTGTAAATCTGCAGTCAGCAGATGCAACAACAACCAACCCAAGCAGTTTTGGTATCAGCTTGACTCACAAACTTTGCATttatatgttttgtgtgtgttctagCTCTTCGGGGTGTTTGTTATGTGAGggcttgatttctttttttaagcctttGCAGGAGCATCCAAAGTACTCCGTCTGCCATCATCACATTCTTTGACGGCAAAACGGCAGCCAGCACCTCCATATTGGTTAACTTAGCACAGGCCTGATGGGagatggggttgtttttttaacgcTATCTGTGTTGGATTGCATCTTTCTGTTACAGACAGTAAAACTGCCACCACTTCCTGCAACCAGAAACAACGCTACTCACATACATTTTATATGCAGACTCTGAAGATCATGCCTAAAAAGTGGAGGGGGGGATACTTTCCTTCACAATAAtggttgcagcagcagctgcaggaaccaggaagagggggcTATTTTTAGGCTGCAGACGTGCCATGCATACAGGCCAGGATTACAAGACCTTTGTGGCAATGTGAGGATGGGGAAAGAAGACACACTAAACAGCTTCTGGGACTAGTTTAGAAATGAACATTATGCACTAAACTGCTTTTGCTACAGATAGCTGACATAAAAAAACCACTCAACTAACCTTCATTTGCAGCTGATCCAGAGGGTCTCCCCCAATCTTCAAACTATGCCTCATTCAGCTCTTATGGCATAGACAGATAAGGGGGCTATACAGCATTGCCTCCCCTCATGCTCACAGTGAATATCCCCTCCCTTACAGATGTGATCTCTACATGAGCAACACTCTCCGTAAGAGCAGCTCTTCTTGCAAGGGCCAAGGACTCTCAACAGTAGGGTTTGGTACCACCTTGCCAGATATGGGATACCCTGGCTAGGGGGGCACAATGGCAAGACAAGGGTGGAAAGAAGCACCTTGAAGGAGTACAACACAACAAACAATTTGcagtaattacaataaaaaagtgGGTTGGTGCTTCTGTGAAAGAAGACGGGGTTGACAACATTTTTAGATGAAAGGAGATAGGATGCTAAACCCAAACCtgaaatattcctttaaaaacaCACCAGTTAAAGACCTCCCCCCACTTTACTGTCCACATGGTACACACTGCAGCTGATTTGTTTTGCTTaagctgctttcctcttcccccaaatATGGCAGCCACAGCCCCAAGCTAGGGCCCCTTTAAATTAACCCTATTTGTAGCACACAGCACATGCTTTGAGTTAACCCTGCTGTTGCCACAGCACTCTTCCAGTCTTGGGGCCCCATGAGCCACACactctctagtccaggcatccccaaactcggccctccagatgttttgggactacaactcccatcatccctagctaacaggaccagtggtcagggatgatgggagttgtagtcccaaaacatctggatggccaagtttgggggtgcctgctctagtctaaCCCGATTAACTCATTGAAAACTGCAACATTCCCAAATCTACAGCATATACTTGTGCCAGTGCCCTTAACTCCACCTATAAGCTAACCAAGCAACCCAGCAGACCTTTCAGCTTAACCCCTAGGTTGTCAACCCCTTCCTGGTTCTTGACTCTCATGGTGCCAAGACCTTAGTACTTTGGCTGCTGCACACTACTTTTTAGTACCATTAATTGCTAAGGGCCTTCAACTGTCCTTGAATATTAACTCTAAAGAGTTAATCACAACTTCTATTGGCCTTTCAGTACTACAGTTCTACTATTGGCCTATAGACATTTACACCCCACACTTTAAGTGTGTACTAAACCTTTGTTTGGTTTCCACCTTTAACCCCTACCATTTTAGACCAGGTTCCAATAGCATTAGAGAATCATTTGATTTCTTGCACCCATTAACCCTCAACATGCAAGCACCCAGTCACCTCCTGATCATTCCTTTCCACATTAACCCTTACATGGGCCACGTTTCTCCAGGCCCCCTTCTGGAGAGAAATGATCAGTGAGGAGTGTTGCTGCATAGGGACTGAACTGCAGGGCCTTTTGATCACCTCCAGTTAATTAAGCCTAACTCCTCATTGTTATTTTTCTAGATTCATCTCCTCCTACTGAACATATCTACTGCACACATCTACATGAAATCCTTTTCAGATCATGTTTCAAAGTCATACACACACCGATTTCTCCTGAAACTGCCAGCGACAGTTAACCCTACCCCATCACACTCATTCCCACTGAGCACCTGCATCCCTTAGATTAGCCCCCCATATGCCTCTGCGAAATTTGCATTGACCCTCCCACTGTTAACAACACTCTCAACCATTAACCCTTAGAAAACCAGCGAACACCCAACCCATCGCTTACCTATTAACCCCTGAAGCGCCGCATCGTTCGTCAGATCCCTGCTGCCTCCCGCGCTCCCTCCAACCTGATGAACGTTAACCCCTTCTGTCCCGGCCCCCAACTCACTGTGTCCTTCTCGGCCTTGAGTTCCTCGATCTCCTTTTCCTTGGCCTgcaactgttgctgctgctgctcgatAAGGTCCAGTTGGAGAAGCAGGATCTGCTTGAGGCAGGCCGTCTGGCAGGAGGCACCCCCGCCGGCCCCCATGGGGCTCTTCCAAAGGCTGCTTCCCCCACCGCCGCTCCCGGTGCTGCTGTTGCCGCCTTTCCACTTGCCGCCGGGCTCGGAAGAGACCGGAgattctcccgccgccgccgccggcaccGCTGttggggctggaggaggctgtCCAGGCTCGGCCGTGGCGGAaaccggcggcggcggcagcggcaacgGCGGCGGCGTAGGAGAAGGAGAAAGTGACGCCGGAGCCCCTCCAGGCCCCGCGTaagggccgccgccgcctcgcttGCAGTCCTTGGCGGCGGtgctggtggcggcggcagcagcagcggtgtgTCCGGGCAGCACCGCCTGGTACTTGGAGGGGCGGGAGCTGCCGGCGGCATCGCCCACGCCCGCCTGCCGAGTGCTGCCGACCGGGCACGGCGAGGGGACCAGGCCACCCCAGCAGCAGCCCCCGCCgccttcctgctgctgttgccccgGGGCCGCGGCCGCCGCAGCCGCCGGAACGATGGCCCGGCCTTTGGggcccgccgctgctgccgccgctggaGCCGGCACGGGGATCTGGTTCTGCGGGGGAGGCGGAGGCTGGCGGAgatgaggcggcggcggcggctcctcctcttcctccgggCCAGGCTCCAGCAAGCCCGGCCCCGTCGTCGTCGTTGCTGCCGCCGCGGTGGCTTTGTACACGGTGGATCTCATAGCGACGAGGGTCGCCTTCAAGCTCCGGGTTctgccgcggcggcggcggcgcctcctccctcctcttcttcttcccctctccGGCCCGGATCCCCCACCTGGACCCCTCGGGGGGCGCCGCCGTCGCCCGCCCCACCGAGACCCATCGTCCCCTTTTCTTGCTACACCACTTTCCCCCGGCCGGTCTCACTGACTCACCGACCCTTCTCCTCTCGCTGCCGAAACTGCTGCAAGGATCATCTcggttcttctcttctcttccccaagTCCCAAAactctggggtgggggaagcgggAAACTGGGCGCCACTCGCTGCTATACAGGGAAAAGGAGAAACGGGgccctctctcctccaccttGCTAACAGGTTCAGTTactgaatctccccccccccccccgccagtgtCGTGGGGGTGCGGAAAAGCCACCCTCCCAACAAAGGGCTCTTGGGTTCAAAGCAATTTGTTTTCTGCCTAGGCCGCCGATGAGTTAATCTGCAAGTGACAGGGGTGCTTCGGGGGTCCCCGGCAATGATTTTGTGGAGTAACAGCTCCCCGCTCTCCCTGGATAAAAAGGGGACACGTGGACAGGCTATGCTTCAGATCCTTCCGATGGACTCTATTAGGATTATTAGACAGGCTGGCAACCTTTGGCCGGCGTGTGGGGGTTCCCCTCAAAGAAGACATTCATGGAGGGATTCTACACCCCCCCTATAAAACCAAGACAGAGGTCTCTCTATGGCCTGTCTAACCTAGCTCTCAACTATGCAGCCCCCAAAGAGGAATAGGGCCCCCTATATGCGCTTTCTATCCACTAGCTCCCTCCCGAATAGGCTTCCTAGTCCTTTATGCCAGTGTTGAGGGGAGACCCAAAACAAGCCGGTGAGTGCTGCGTCCCCGCCACCGAAATCTCTCTGTTTGTGTTTTCCTCAgtaccctctggagcaagagagAGGTGGGCCCCCTCTTTAGCGGATATGGGGAGGGAGAGCTCTgggctccctccacccccaaccctTGCTGCGGGGGCCTAAAATTAAT
The window above is part of the Zootoca vivipara chromosome 13, rZooViv1.1, whole genome shotgun sequence genome. Proteins encoded here:
- the MSL1 gene encoding male-specific lethal 1 homolog, encoding MRSTVYKATAAAATTTTGPGLLEPGPEEEEEPPPPPHLRQPPPPPQNQIPVPAPAAAAAAGPKGRAIVPAAAAAAAPGQQQQEGGGGCCWGGLVPSPCPVGSTRQAGVGDAAGSSRPSKYQAVLPGHTAAAAAATSTAAKDCKRGGGGPYAGPGGAPASLSPSPTPPPLPLPPPPVSATAEPGQPPPAPTAVPAAAAGESPVSSEPGGKWKGGNSSTGSGGGGSSLWKSPMGAGGGASCQTACLKQILLLQLDLIEQQQQQLQAKEKEIEELKAEKDTLFARIERMERRMQLVKKDNEREKHKILQGYETEDKVESEVPEKLPIECQPPELLETSQPLPLKHFPYGRNGKGHKRKSAFGSAERKTPVKKLVAEFSKVKCKTPKASPLKEEPSSSLTESISRRELRSQETPEKAQSLADTPLKSLAPLRGSGCHSKDKGSSSETEDLPYLSTTEMYLCRWHQPPPSPLRETSPKKEEIVAIPSWRDHMVEPLRDLNTSELLENLDDNVFSKRHAKLELDEKRRKRWDIQRIREQRILQRLQLRMYKKKGIQESEPEVTSFFPESDDVESLLITPYLPVVAFGRPLPKLNPQNFELPWLDDRSRCRLEMQKKQTPHRTCRK